TGAGATTTCTCACCAACGGTCTCCCCCCCAGTGTGAGAGAGACGCCATTGAGGCTCAAACTCATGGCGTTAGAGGTGTCTGTGCAGGCTGGTCTGGGCGCAGAATCATGGTGGATCTCACTTGCCCGCCCTCATTCGGAACGGCCAAAGCCCTTTCATCTTCAAGGTTGTATGTCACTCTCTCTGCTTGCAGTGTGCTGCCATCCTCCTGAATCACATCCACATCACCACTGAGCACCAGGCGACCTTCACGGCTGAAGTATTGGGCTTGTCGCGATGTGGCCACCATTCCCCTTGCGGGGTAAACGATCCGAACATTGCCGGACGCAGTGACCACACCTGTGACATTGTCAGCGCTCTGGCTGTCTGACTCGATGGTGATCAGGCCGTCATCCATCGCCCCTGCATCATCGGATGTCGCAGGCAGGGGCTGGGAGCGCACGAGCCCAACGGACGCCAGTGCCACCATCAAGAACAGGAGGCGTGTCAAGGCTGGAATGACAGTCATCGAACGCGACTTGAACACTGGTGCTCGGCGATTGACCATCAGGTGGTCATGATCCCACGGCATCATTCGTGAAAGAGAGGGTTGGGGGCGGATCGTTGTCCGGGTTCCCATCGTTTTGAAGTGAATAAAGGCGAGAGCTAGCCACCACGTGCAGTGCCATGAGATCTAGCCCCAAGGCTGATGGCAGTGACGGCTTGATACGTCCAATCCCCTCGCCCAGAAGGATGGTTGCCCCGCGCGTGTTTCCGCGCTCGAGGTGAACATGGGCAACTGCGATTTGAAGGATGCCCTGGAGCAATCGTCTGTTGGGATCGACCTGCTCATGCCAGAGCTCTTCAAAAGCATCATGGGCTTCATACCAGGCCCCTGAGTTGAACAACTCAAGAGCCCTCGTGAAACGAGCGTCTTCAGACAGGTTCAACGTTTTGACTTAGCCGCCTTCTTAGAGGGCAGTTTGCGAAGACGGATGGATTCTGGCGTTACTTCGAGCATTTCATCGGGACCGATGTACTCAAGGGCACGCTCGAGCGTCATCTGAACAGGAGACTGAAGGGTATCGAGTTCTTCTGCACCAGCTGAACGCATGTTGGTGAGCTGTTTGGTCTTGCAGACGTTGATCTCCAGATCCTGAGGACGATTGTACTCACCAATAATCATGCCCTTGTACACCTTGGTACCAGGGGAAATGAAGAACTGACCACGGTCTTCGGCGTTCTTGAGGGCATAGAAGGTTGCGGTACCTTCCTCGAAAGCAATCAGCACGCCATTGCGTCGTGTATCGAAATCGCCGAGCATCGGACGATATTCAAAGAACGAGTGACTCATGATCCCTTCGCCTCGAGTCGCTCGGATGAATTCGCCCCGGAAACCAATCAGGCCTCGAGATGGCACTACAAATTCCAGCTGGGTTCTGCCGTCCTGACCAGTCTCCATGTTCTGCATCTCGCCCTTGCGCGTACCGAGCTTCTCAATGCAACTGCCCACTGACTCCTCGGGCACATCCATCACCAGTGTTTCCACCGGTTCACAGGGAGTGCCGTCAATCGTGCGGTAGATCACCTGTGGTTGGGACACCTGGAATTCGTAGCCCTCACGGCGCATGGTTTCAATCAAAATGCCCAGGTGAAGTTCACCGCGGCCACTAACGGCGAAGCGATCCGGAGAATCGGTGTCTTCAACACGCAGAGCCACGTTGGTTAGCAGCTCGCGCTGAAGGCGATCTCTCACCTGGCGGCTGGTCACAAATTTGCCTTCCTGACCAGCGAAGGGTGAATCATTGACCACAAAGGTCATCTGAAGCGTTGGTTCGTCAACCTTGATCAGAGGCAAGGCCAAAGGCTCGTCTGGACAAGCAATGGTTTCGCCAATATTCACGTCATCAAAGCCTGCAACAGCGACGAGATCTCCTGCTGAAGCCGTTTCGATTTCAACCCTTTGCAAGCCTTCAAAACCGAGAAGCTTGCTGATACGTCCTTTTTTGACGCTTCCGTCATCTTTGATCAGCGCAGCATTTTGCCCCTGCTTGATCCTGCCGTTGTGTACGCGGCCAATGATGATTCGACCAAGAAAATCGGAATAATCAAGTGTTGTGATCTGGAGCTGAAGAGGCTTTTCGGGGTCGCCAACCGGAGGCGGAACATGGCGCAGGATGGCATCAAACAGCGGCCGCATATTTTCGCTGTCTGTCTTCATGTCCGGCTTAGCGAAACCTCCCAAGCCACTCCCGAACAAATAAGGGAAGTCGCACTGATCGTCGTCAGCACCCAACTCGATGAACAGATCCAACACTTTGTCGACCGCTGTTTCGGGGTCGACACGGGCTCGGTCGATTTTGTTGACAAAAACAATCGGGCGAAGTCCCTGCTCGAGAGCCTTTTTCAGCACAAAGCGGGTCTGGGGCATGGGACCCTCGTTGGCATCAACAATCAGTAGACAACCGTCCACCATGCCAAGCACCCGCTCCACTTCGCCGCCGAAGTCGGCGTGGCCAGGGGTATCAACGATGTTGATGCGCGTGTCGTTGTAGTTGACCGCTGTGTTCTTGGAGAGAATGGTGATTCCGCGTTCACGCTCCAGATCGTTTGAGTCCATCACGCAGGTGGGAACTGCCTCGTTGTCCCGGAAAATGCCCGACTGGGCCAGCAGAGAGTCGACCAAGGTCGTCTTGCCATGGTCAACGTGGGCGATGATCGCGATGTTGCGAATCGCCTTTTGCTGGGCGCTCATGGGGGTCCGTGTTGGGGGCGAAGGGTCGCTGGGACGCCCGCAGGCGCAGCCGGTGAAGACTATCTCAACGTGAGATCGATGGAGTCCCCTGCGCATGATCTGCGCGAAGACTGCCCCGGGTGACACCGAGGCGATGTTCAATCTGTTCGCGGCACCACACCTCGGCAGAGGGCATGCGTCCACGCAGTGCCTCGCCGTAAAGCAGCACGCGCCGCTTGGCGTCCTCTGCATCTTCATCGAGGAGATCCAACCGGAAATGCCTTAACCCGCGCGAACGCATGGCTGGGAAGGCCTCGATCCCGGTTTGAGCAGTTCCGTTGAACAGTGTGTTGCGACATCCGAGGTCTGCTCGCAAGGGGTGCTCAACACCGCTGCGGTCCTTGAGCAGAACGGTGTGGGACTCACAGGGCCTACCGCAATCCGTGTGGTCGTGCCCATCAGAGAGCAGTGCGCAGAACAGGCAATGCTCCATATGAAAGAGAGGCATGTGTTGGTGCAGCACGATCTCCAGCCGATCAGAGGGTGAGTTCTCGGCTAAATCCAGCAGCTGCTGGAGGTTCAAGTCACAACTCGCTGTGACCCGTTGCAGTCCCCAGCGCTCAAGGAACCAAAGCAGGCTGAGAGGATTGGCCACATTGAGGCTGAAATCGCCCCGGCAGGGGGCTAACTCGCAGAGTCGTTCGAGCTGATCGGCATTGCGCACAAGGAAGCCATCGGGGTTGGCACGCACAAGTGGGTCCAATGTCCACCCCTCGTCGGGACGCGTCACCTTGGAGCCGGTCAACCAGATGCCATCACTCCAGCAACCCCGGGCTATAGACACGGCCTCCTTGAGCTCACGGGGCTGCTCCAGGTCGGCAACGACCCCCTGAATCGGCGTTTCATCGCCGAGCTCCATCAGGCCCTTGAGCTGATCAAGACTTCTCACCAGCACCGTAAGACGAGGGGACTGATCGCCTGTGTCTGTTGGTAGTCGGTTCATGCAGTTCCGGATCAGCTGGCGTCGCTCCTCTCGCTTGGGTGGTGCAGGCCATTGATGGTGTGTTGTTCCAGGGTTCCCCGGAACAACACCCGCTTCCGCCATCACCTGAAGCAAAGCTCGACGCAGACGGTTGAGATCGCCAACTGGCAGAAACAGCGACTCAGAGAGTTCAATCCTGAGATGTTCAAGTCGCCAGCCTGTTCCCCCAAGACGTCCAAGCTGAGCGATCAGACGCTCACGATTGAGACCATGGTCCTTGGCTGGCTCGAGCAAGCGGTCACTGTGAACCGCCAATGGTTGGCCCTTTGAGCAGTGCGGTGCCTCCAGTTCGAGCACCAGTGGCTCACCGATTCGCCCGCGAACGACCAGGGAAAGCGCCGCGTCCTTCGGTGGGGTTTCTCGACCGGCTTGACGGCTCCAGGTGGAGTGCCACTGGGGATCACTGGTCAGCCAGACGGGAGCTCCGGTGCGGAGCCCCCTTGAATCAACCCGGCCTGGCCCCAGCTTCAGACGCCAGCAGCCTGGTCTTGAAGACACAGCGTCCATAATCCTGCCTCCAACCTCTCGGGGAACCTGAAAGGCCCCACCCTCTGCGGCAGCAACTTCAAGCACGACGCCCTGACCGCGGATTGGCTCGATCTCTGCCTGAACCTCGATCCAGCCGTTGGGATGCACCTTGACAAGATGACCGAGGGACGGACCCCGTTTCTTGCTCCAGCGGCCATGCACCAGAGCCGCATGATCAATGCCCTCAAGCCAACCTGTGCTCAGGCCCCGTGAAAAACCGAGCTCCAGCTGACGTCGAACGCTATCGGGGTCCTCAAGGATGCCGTCAAGAGCGCGGCGATAGACATCGGTAACTGCAGCAACGTAGGTCGCACTTTTCAGCCTTCCCTCAATTTTGAGGCTGCTGATGCCGATGCTCGCGAGTTCAGGGATTAAGGACCATGCAGCAAGATCCTGGGGTGAGAGCAAATAACGTTGTTCTTGAAGGTCACGCTCCTCACCATCCACGATGAATTGGTAGGGGAGACGACAAGCTTGGGCGCATTCCCCCCTGTTGGCACTGCGCTGGCCAAGAGATTCGCTGGTCAGGCACTGGCCTGAGTAAGCCACACACAGCGCGCCATGAACAAAAACTTCGAGCGGCACATCAAGCTGGCGCTTCTTGAGCTGTTGCTGGACACGTTGGAGGTCTTTGAGCGTGAGTTCCCGCGCCATCACAACCCGCTCGCAACCAGCGGCGGCGGCTTGAGCAACACCTGCGGCACTGGTGACCGACATCTGGGTTGAAGCATGCAAGGTCAGGCCAGGCACAAGCTCTTTGGCGAGAAGGCAGAGACCAAGGTCCTGCACAATCAAGGCATCGACCTTGGCCATCCAGCACTCCACCAACAGCTCGGAGACCTGCTCGAGCTCTTCGGTGAAAACCAAAACATTGAGGGTGAGAAACCCCTTGACGCCACGCGCATGCAACCAGCCCATGATTTCGGGGAGATCACGACTGTTGAAATTTTCAGCTCGCAGTCGGGCATTGAAGCTCTCAACCCCGAAATACACCGCGTCAGCTCCTCCAGCGACGGCAGCCTTGAGGGCATCCCAATCTCCAGCAGGTGCAAGGAGTTCCGGTAGGAAGGCCATCGTCACCGACCGGCAGCCAACCTTCGGGCCGGTTCAAACGCACGTAGGGCCTCTGATGATCCTTCAAAACGCCAATGCCAGGGCTCGTAACTCACCCCCTGGGGGTTAACGACCGGAAATGAAAGCGTGAAGTGGTAACTGGCTGCATGGTCTTGCAACCAACGGAAGGCGCGCGTGTTTTCAAAGGATTGCGAGAGGTTCGTGGCGGGATCTTCACCGTCCCCGAGATCAACGGCAAATCCAGTGCTGTGTTCGGAATAGCCTGGTGGTGCAGAGACCTTCGCCCGTTCGGCTGCCGATTGATTGCGCTCCGACTTCACATCAAAAAAGATGCTTTTCTGGAGATTGTGGGATCGATAGCCGCTGAGAAGACGCAGATCCACACCATCCGCAGCAGCTGATCGACGCATGGCATCGAGCGCCAGAGCCGCATCCCGATGCAACTCAATCCCTGCCTCCACTGGCACAAGGACATCAACGCCGGCCTCCGGATAGGGAAAGTGCCCAAGCAAACGCCCGTCGCCCGAGGGACGGGCATCAATCCCCTCAATCGGTGCAGAGGGACGAGTCCCATTCAGCCACTCGGGAACAAACAGCACCGTGGCAAGGGATGCGGAGAACACCAGTCCGCAGGCCAACAGGAGACCGAAACCACCGCGACGCTTCGGACTGGCCGATCGGCTACGACGCGCCACCGGAATATCGTCGCGGTTGACATCGCGGGATCTGCTGCGGCTGGCGACAGCCCGTGACACGACGTTTTTTGCAGTGTTGTTTCGATCGTAAGGGGGGGCGCCAGTGCAACCCTCACTAAGCCCTCAGCGGTGATAGCTTTTCAGTAACAATCCAGCGGAGTGAGCTGAGATGCTGAGAGTTGCCGTCGTCGGAGGTGGTCCGAGCGGATCCTGCGCAGCCGAGATTCTTGCCAAGGCTGGCATCAGCACCTGGTTGTTTGAGCGAAAACTCGACAACGCCAAGCCTTGTGGGGGCGCGATTCCCTTGTGCATGGTTGAAGAATTCGATCTGCCGGAATCAATCATCGACCGCAAGGTGCGGAACATGAAGATGATTTCCCCCTCCAACAAAGAGGTTGATATCAAGCTTGATCCCCTCGGGTATGACGACAATGCCTACATCGGGATGTGCCGCCGGGAAGTCTTCGATGCCTTCATGCGCAATCGCGCTGCTGAGCTCGGTACAACCCTGATCAACGGCCTTGTTCAAAAAATTGATACCGGCAGCGCACGTCAAGGTCCCTACACACTCCATTACGCCGACTACAGCTCCGGTGGGCCGACCGGTGAACTCAAGTCCCTTGAGGTGGATTTGATCATCGGTGCTGATGGCGCCAATTCTCGCGTCGCCAAAGCCATGGATGCTGGCGATTACAACGTGGCGATTGCATTTCAGGAACGCATCAAACTCCCTCCCGAGGAGATGACGTACTACGAGGATCTGGCCGAGATGTACGTCGGAACCGATGTGTCTCCCGATTTTTATGCGTGGGTCTTCCCCAAATACGACCATGTGGCCGTTGGAACTGGGACCATGCAACAAAATCAGTCCTTGATCAAGGGGCTGCAGAAGGGAATTCGTGAGCGGGCCCGCAAACGTCTGTTCAAAGGCGAGGTGATCAAAGTGGAAGCCCATCCGATTCCAGAACATCCCAGACCACGACGCGTCGTTGGCCGGATGGCTCTTGTGGGTGATGCCGCCGGCTATGTGACCAAGAGCTCTGGCGAGGGGATCTATTTCGCTGCAAAAAGCGGTCGTATGTGCGCCGAAGCCATCGTTGAGATTTCAGCGAACGGCAGCCGCATCCCCACAGAAAAAGAAATTAAGTCCACCTATCTCAAGCGCTGGGACAAAAAGTACGGAGCCACTTACGCCGTTCTCGACATTCTCCAGAGAATTTTCTATCGCAACGATGCGGCACGAGAAGCATTCGTGGAAATGTGTGATGACCGCGATGTGCAGAAACTCACCTTCGACAGCTATCTGTACAAGAGGGTGGTGATGATGAACCCCTGGCAACAGATCAAACTCACCCTGCGCACGTTCGGAAGTCTGCTGCGAGGTGAAGCCCTAGCTCCGGCTGGCTATGACGCCGTTCCTTCCGCCGTGGGACGCTCAGAGGGTGATTTTCTAGCCGATGAAGCCGCACAGGCCATCAAGGCTCAGGCTCACAGTGAATCAACGACTGAGCCGAACGAACGTCCGACCGTCACCACAGGCTGAATGCCACCCAGCTGAATCTGCGATCAGCGGATTCAGCTGCACGATTTCGATTTCAAGACTGAATGTTCTCGAAACGAGCCAGAACAGATGCCTGATTGCGCAGAACGCCGAGCAAGTTGAGGCGATTGCGCCTTACGGAAGGATCGTCGGCCATCACCATCACACTCTCGGCCCCATCAAAGAACTCTTCCAGGGTGCGGGCGGCACCCTCAAGTTTTTGCGCCAAGCCTTCGTAATCTCTTACCTGGGCTAGAGGACTCAGGGCTTCGAGTTCTACCAGCAGTGCGGCTTCGCTGGCGGAATCAAAGAGCGCAGCATCCACGACGCCTTCAACAGACAGCGTCGACGGAGGCAGATCACCTTTGTCGGCTAATCGGGATGCACGCTGGACAACAGCTTGAAGATTTTGCAGGCAGCCAGAATTGCGCAGATTTTTCAACAGCAACAGGCGATCTCTTGCATCCACTGGATCCTCCAGCAAGCGGTCAGTACTGACTCCATCGCCGCTGACTGCCTGAACCAAATCGATCGCAAATCCATCCTCTTCGAACTGGGACACCATCCGCTGACAGAGGAGCTGTTCAAGATCATCGGCCAGGGCTGAAGCTTCAACCTTGAAATCTGGGAAACGCTCAGCCCAGTGCATTGCAGCGGTTCTGAACAGTGACTGGAGGGGAAGTCTCCAGCCTCGGTTCCAGAGGATCTGCACAATTCCATTGCCTGCTCGCCTCAGGGCATAGGGATCAGAGGATCCCGTAGGGCGCTGACCCTTGGCAAAGATGCTCAACAGCAACTCGATCCGTTCCGCTAAGGCCAACAGGGCTCCTGCGTCACTGGTTGGAGGTGCTTCACCGGAACCAGCAGGCTGGTAATGCTCTGCTACTGCCAGAGCAACTTCACGGGCTTCTCCTTCCTCAAGAAGGTATTTGCCGCCCATCAACCCCTGAAGCTCAGGGAATTCACCCACCATCTGGCAGACCAGATCATGTTTGCAGAGATGGGCAGCGCGTTTGGCATGACTGGCAATGCTCCCCTCGAGTTGAAGCACGAGAAGAAGTTGGTTCATGACCCAGCTGATCCGTTCACTTCTGTCGAGAAGCGTGCCCAGTCCCTCCGCAAAGGTGACCCGTTCCAGGCTTTGCCGCCGTTGCTCACTGGACTGACGCCGATCCACGGTGAGGAAGAATTCGGCATCGGCCAGTCGGGCACCAAGTACGCGTTGATTCCCGCTGACAATGGTGTCTGAAGCGGACTCCAGCCCATTGCCCACTAGCAGGAATTCCGGCTTAAGCACGTTGCGGGACTGAAGCTGCAAGGGGTCTGCCTCAGCCTGCGGGTGTCTCAGCGGCACATAACGCTGATGGGCCTGCATCACCGTGACAATCACTTCCGGTGGAAGCTCAAGGAAGCGATCCTCGATTCTTCCCTGCAGCACTGCAGGGGATTCAACAAGATCAACAAGTTCCTGAAACAGAGCTTCAGGACAATCCGCTTGTCCACCACAACGCTCGGACTCAAGCGCGATCGCAGCGCGGATGGATTCAGCCCGTTGTTCACGGTTCACCATCACCCCTGCTTCGCTGAGTTGCGTCAAGAGGTCCTCGGCGGATTTCACCTCCTTCAACGGTTGTTGAAGACGATGACCACGGCTCATGCGACCGCTGGTCACCACTGGATCGGCTGCATCAAGGGTTACAGGAATGACGGCATCCCCCAGCAGGACCACAAGCCAACGAACCGGCCGACTGAAGCGCTGTTCTCCACAGCCCCAGCGCATGAATCGACGGCCCTGAAGAGCACCGATCCAACGGGGAACACATTCCCCGAGCAAAGCGGAACTGGCTTGGCCTGGAGTCTTGACCCGTGCGAATAAACAGGGGCCTTTCGGCGTGTCCTTGGGCTGAAGATCCTCTGGATCGACACCGCAGCGCTTGGCAAAACCAATGGCAGCAGGACCAGGCCGGCCATCAACCAAAGCCTGGGAGACAGGTGGACCTTTGCGGTCTTCCTCTAGATCAGGCTGCGAATCGATCAAGTCCTTCACGACCACAAGCAGCCGACGTGGCGTTCCTGTCACTGACAGCTCACCGTGCGCGAGGCGCAAATCGTTGAGATCACTGCGAATCCTCTGCTCCAATTGCCGGAGGGCCGAGGGAACGAAATCGGCGGGAAGTTCTTCAGTGCCGATCTCAAGCAGGAACGTGTTCGCCACAGCACGCAGATATCCAAGAGGCGACTGTATTGGAAGCCGCTTCGCTAGCTTCTATTGGTATCTGCAGCTCTTTGCCGGTGAGTCAGTCCAGTGTGGAATCCGCCACGGAATCAATCACTGCCAGGCTGCCGAAGGCTGAGCAACGCAAGCTTGACAGTCGTCATCTGCGCGACCCCCTGCTCGAGGAGCTTTCTAACGAACTCCCCTACTTCAGTGAAGATGCTCTTCAGTTGCTGAAATTTCACGGCAGCTACCAGCAAGACGACCGGGACAAGCGCGAAAAAGGCAAAGACAAGACCTGGCAGATGATGCTGCGGCTGCGCAGCCCCGCTGGCCGGATCCCTGCCCAGCTCTTCCTAGCCATGGATGACCTGTCCAATCGCCTGGGCGATGGCACCCTGCGAGCAACGACTCGACAGGCCTTTCAGATGCACGGCATCCCGAAAGGAGATTTGAAGGAAGTGATTGGAACCATCGTTCAAAATATGGGCTCCACCCTGGCGGCCTGTGGAGACATCAACCGCAACGTCATGGCGCCTGCTGCGCCCTATGCCAGAGGCGCTTACCCAGCGGCACGTCAATTGGCCGATGAAATTGCGGACGTTCTCAGTCCCGAGGCTGGTGAAGCCTCCTATCTCGACTTGTGGATCGATGGAGATCTCAGTTATCGCATTCGACCTTCGAGATCGGTGAAGGCGGTCCGGTCACGTCAACGCGATTCCAACATTTTTTCTGGTAGCAACGACGAGCCTCTCTATGGCGACACCTATCTCCCAAGAAAGTTCAAGGTGGCCGTGACGGTCCCTGGAGACAATTCTGTTGACCTCTTAACCCAGGACATCGGTCTTGTGGCTTTCACCGATGCCACAGGGGCCCTCATTGGCTGCAATGTCTATGTGGGAGGCGGCATGGGCCGCACCCACAACAAGGATGAGACCTTTGCGAGGGTCGCTGACCCCCTTGGTTATGTCGCAGCAAGCGAAGTGCTTGATCTGGTGCAGGCGATCCTGGCCCTGCAGCGGGATCACGGTGATCGGCAGATCCGGCGGCACGCCCGGATGAAATATCTTCTCCACGACAAAGGCGTGTCCTGGTTCAGGAACGAGCTCACGCAGAACTACTTCCGTGGTGATCTGAAGGGTCTTCGCAACGAACCGAAAGCGAAACTCAGTGATTACCTCGGTTGGCACCGACAGCAACCTGGTGTTTGGTTTGTCGGTATTCCTCTGCTCTGCGGACGGCTGGAAGGTTCATTCAAGGCTGGGCTACGCGAAATCGTTGATCGCTACCAGCTTGAACTGCGTTTAACGCCCAACCAGGACCTGCTTCTTTGCAACATCGGCAGCTCCCAGCGAAATTCCGTGCGTGACGCCCTCTCGGATCTTGGGATCCATACGCCGGAGGCACCGCCACCGCTTGCCCGTCATGCCATTGCCTGCCCTGCTTTGCCAACCTGCGGGCTTGCCATCACAGAATCCGAACGCATCCTTCCTCAGGTCCTTGAGCGTCTGGATGCCCAACTCAGCAAGCTCGAAATCGAGAAGTCCTTGCTGTTTCGCATGACCGGATGTCCCAATGGTTGTGCTCGTCCGTATATGGCTGAGCTCGCGCTTGTCGGCAGTGGTGTGAATCAGTACCAGTTGTGGCTTGGTGGAAGTGCCAACCTGCAACGTCTGGCGAAACCCTTCTTGCAACGCATGTCGCTGGATGAGCTCGAGAACACTCTGGAACCCCTCTTTGTGAGCTGGAAGGAAGCGGGTGGACGAAGAGGCTTTGGTGATCACGTGAGCCGATTGGGTGACGAACGGGTTGCCGAACTGCTCGCTTCTGCGCACTAGTTGCCATCGACGCGGCCATACCTGGCCATTGAGGCCTTTATGGTCCAAGCCCACAGCTGATCGCCATAGCTGAAGTGCCACCATTCATTGGGATGTCGGACAAATCCGGCTTCGGCCATGGCTGCATGCAACGTTGATCGGCGCTGATGCCAGAGGGCTTCAGGACTGCTGGGATTGGCACTTGCAGCAGATGCATAGTGATCTGGCAGTGACTGAGGGCCAATCGCATCAATCTCTCCCCCCATCATCAGGGATGTTCCATGCGGATCGGCCAGCGTTAGATCGATCGCTCCTCCCGTGCTGTGAGGGGGTGGCATCGAAGGGTCATCACTTGGTGGTGCCCAGAAACGCCCAACATCGCGCTGCACGTCCTCCAGCGCCAATGCCCAGTGAGGCATGGTCGGTTCAAGTCCTCGCCGCTCACATTCCTCCTTGACTGCGTGCTCCACCATGAAGGCTTGAACACTGACGGGACGCCAGGCATCAAACACAAGCAACTGAATCGGACCTAACTCGGGATCCTGATGCTGGGTGAGATGGTTTTGCACTTGAACGAGACGGGTCAACACGCCCGAGCGCACCCTGAAGGGGTCACCCAAAGGTCCGTAAGGAGCCCCAAGTTCTGCGTAGGGATGGGGTTCAAGACAGAGAAACGCCCGTCTGAGTGACTCCAGCGGTTCACCGCAATCCTTGATGGCCACATCACTCCAGGGCCGGCGCATCGTTGGCATTCAAATCACAAGAACTTTATTCACCAGATCTCCGACCTTGCGTCGCTCCATGACCTAGCGCTTTGTTGAATCGTTCAGTTCAACTGAGCAGCTGAGGTCACTCGATTGCGTTGATCATCGAGCAAGCAGCGAAGCACCGGGTGATTGTTCAGATCAGGATCATTGCGGAGAATATCGGCCGCTTCGTCTCGGGCCTCCTCCAAAACGGAGCCGTCATCCGCCAGGCTTGCCAGTGCCAGGTCTGGCAAACCAGATTGGCGGGTTCCCAACACTTGCCCGGGGCCACGGAGCCTTAGGTCCATCTCGGCGATCTCGAAACCGTCCGTGGAACGCACCAACACCTCAAGTCTCTGCCGGGCCAACGGATTGCGACTGTCGTTAATCAACAAACAGCGAGATGCCGCAGCACCCCGGCCAACGCGCCCTCGCAGTTGGTGAAGCTGGGCCAGTCCGAAACGATCAGCGTGATCAATCATCATCACGCTTGCCTCAGGAACATCCACACCAACTTCCACAACAGTGGTTGACACCAAAACCTGCGTTTCCCCGCGCGCGAAAGCCTGAATCACGGCCTGCTTCTCCGCACTCGGAAGGCGTCCATGCAGGAGCCCGACCTTGAGATCCGGAAACTCCTCCTCCTCAAGCTGACGATGCACGTCAACGGCAGACCTCAAGTCCATTTTTTCTGACTCC
The sequence above is a segment of the Synechococcus sp. PROS-7-1 genome. Coding sequences within it:
- a CDS encoding M15 family metallopeptidase — protein: MRRPWSDVAIKDCGEPLESLRRAFLCLEPHPYAELGAPYGPLGDPFRVRSGVLTRLVQVQNHLTQHQDPELGPIQLLVFDAWRPVSVQAFMVEHAVKEECERRGLEPTMPHWALALEDVQRDVGRFWAPPSDDPSMPPPHSTGGAIDLTLADPHGTSLMMGGEIDAIGPQSLPDHYASAASANPSSPEALWHQRRSTLHAAMAEAGFVRHPNEWWHFSYGDQLWAWTIKASMARYGRVDGN
- the glyS gene encoding glycine--tRNA ligase subunit beta, with translation MANTFLLEIGTEELPADFVPSALRQLEQRIRSDLNDLRLAHGELSVTGTPRRLLVVVKDLIDSQPDLEEDRKGPPVSQALVDGRPGPAAIGFAKRCGVDPEDLQPKDTPKGPCLFARVKTPGQASSALLGECVPRWIGALQGRRFMRWGCGEQRFSRPVRWLVVLLGDAVIPVTLDAADPVVTSGRMSRGHRLQQPLKEVKSAEDLLTQLSEAGVMVNREQRAESIRAAIALESERCGGQADCPEALFQELVDLVESPAVLQGRIEDRFLELPPEVIVTVMQAHQRYVPLRHPQAEADPLQLQSRNVLKPEFLLVGNGLESASDTIVSGNQRVLGARLADAEFFLTVDRRQSSEQRRQSLERVTFAEGLGTLLDRSERISWVMNQLLLVLQLEGSIASHAKRAAHLCKHDLVCQMVGEFPELQGLMGGKYLLEEGEAREVALAVAEHYQPAGSGEAPPTSDAGALLALAERIELLLSIFAKGQRPTGSSDPYALRRAGNGIVQILWNRGWRLPLQSLFRTAAMHWAERFPDFKVEASALADDLEQLLCQRMVSQFEEDGFAIDLVQAVSGDGVSTDRLLEDPVDARDRLLLLKNLRNSGCLQNLQAVVQRASRLADKGDLPPSTLSVEGVVDAALFDSASEAALLVELEALSPLAQVRDYEGLAQKLEGAARTLEEFFDGAESVMVMADDPSVRRNRLNLLGVLRNQASVLARFENIQS
- a CDS encoding NADPH-dependent assimilatory sulfite reductase hemoprotein subunit, with the protein product MSQSSVESATESITARLPKAEQRKLDSRHLRDPLLEELSNELPYFSEDALQLLKFHGSYQQDDRDKREKGKDKTWQMMLRLRSPAGRIPAQLFLAMDDLSNRLGDGTLRATTRQAFQMHGIPKGDLKEVIGTIVQNMGSTLAACGDINRNVMAPAAPYARGAYPAARQLADEIADVLSPEAGEASYLDLWIDGDLSYRIRPSRSVKAVRSRQRDSNIFSGSNDEPLYGDTYLPRKFKVAVTVPGDNSVDLLTQDIGLVAFTDATGALIGCNVYVGGGMGRTHNKDETFARVADPLGYVAASEVLDLVQAILALQRDHGDRQIRRHARMKYLLHDKGVSWFRNELTQNYFRGDLKGLRNEPKAKLSDYLGWHRQQPGVWFVGIPLLCGRLEGSFKAGLREIVDRYQLELRLTPNQDLLLCNIGSSQRNSVRDALSDLGIHTPEAPPPLARHAIACPALPTCGLAITESERILPQVLERLDAQLSKLEIEKSLLFRMTGCPNGCARPYMAELALVGSGVNQYQLWLGGSANLQRLAKPFLQRMSLDELENTLEPLFVSWKEAGGRRGFGDHVSRLGDERVAELLASAH